A DNA window from Bacteroides cellulosilyticus contains the following coding sequences:
- a CDS encoding L-threonylcarbamoyladenylate synthase, protein MLLKLYEKNNNPQDLQQVVDILNDGGLIIYPTDTMYAIGCHGLKERAIERICRIKEIDPRKNNLSIICYDLSSISEYAKVDNNTFKLMKRNLPGAFTFILNGTTRLPKIFRNRKEVGIRMPDNAIIQEIARILDAPIMTTTLPHEAHEDIEYCTDPELIDEKFGDLVDLVIDGGIGGTESSTIVDCTSGEIEVIRQGKGWLNEG, encoded by the coding sequence ATGCTTCTGAAACTTTACGAAAAGAACAATAATCCACAAGACCTGCAACAGGTAGTGGATATTTTGAATGACGGTGGCCTCATCATCTATCCCACTGATACCATGTACGCCATTGGTTGCCATGGGCTGAAAGAACGTGCCATCGAACGTATCTGCCGTATCAAAGAGATAGATCCGCGCAAGAATAACCTTTCCATTATTTGCTATGATTTAAGTAGTATCAGCGAATATGCAAAGGTAGATAACAATACGTTCAAACTGATGAAACGCAACCTGCCCGGTGCTTTCACTTTCATCCTGAACGGAACTACCCGCCTGCCAAAGATTTTCCGTAATCGAAAAGAAGTAGGTATCCGTATGCCCGACAATGCCATTATCCAGGAAATAGCCCGTATTCTGGACGCTCCCATCATGACTACCACTCTCCCTCACGAAGCGCACGAAGATATAGAATACTGCACCGATCCGGAATTGATTGATGAAAAATTCGGCGACCTTGTCGATCTGGTTATTGACGGTGGCATCGGTGGTACAGAATCTTCTACCATTGTAGACTGCACAAGTGGAGAAATTGAAGTTATCCGTCAGGGAAAAGGCTGGTTGAATGAAGGATAA
- a CDS encoding prenyltransferase translates to MKKHSLKDWLIAVRPWSFPASAMPVIVTLAYLYWAYGVIEWANGLLGLVGIVIFHASGNAWSDYFDFERGVDRVDTFGVKTLTSGQFMPLEIRNLAIGLMVPAVMVGLWLVVRTGLPLLWIGVCGALCSLLYPWLKYRAFGDFVIFVAYAILPTLGISYITMGKFLPDVWLIIVPVGLITVAILHANNTRDIGTDVRARISTLAMRLGVKTDIFLYMFEVLFPFLWIAACVALGYFPWWSLLTIVGILPAIANARTMLRLPKEGIGVISNLDEKTAKLQLLFSLLFTVTFLI, encoded by the coding sequence ATGAAGAAGCATTCCTTAAAAGATTGGCTGATAGCTGTACGCCCCTGGTCGTTTCCGGCATCAGCAATGCCGGTGATTGTCACGCTGGCATATTTGTATTGGGCATACGGGGTAATAGAATGGGCGAACGGACTGTTAGGGTTGGTCGGTATTGTTATTTTCCACGCTTCGGGAAATGCGTGGAGTGATTATTTCGACTTTGAACGGGGAGTGGACAGGGTGGATACATTTGGCGTGAAGACCCTGACAAGCGGGCAATTCATGCCATTGGAGATACGCAACCTGGCCATAGGCCTGATGGTGCCGGCGGTGATGGTCGGTCTTTGGCTGGTAGTCCGTACGGGGCTTCCCTTGTTGTGGATAGGTGTTTGTGGAGCTTTGTGTTCACTGCTTTATCCGTGGCTGAAATACCGGGCTTTCGGAGATTTCGTTATTTTTGTAGCTTATGCCATACTTCCTACTTTGGGTATATCTTATATTACTATGGGGAAATTCCTGCCTGATGTATGGTTGATAATCGTTCCGGTGGGATTGATTACAGTAGCCATCCTGCATGCTAATAATACGCGTGATATAGGTACGGATGTAAGGGCCCGGATTAGTACTCTTGCCATGAGGCTTGGGGTGAAGACGGATATTTTCCTATATATGTTCGAGGTGCTTTTCCCGTTTCTGTGGATCGCGGCTTGTGTAGCGTTGGGATATTTTCCGTGGTGGTCTTTATTGACGATAGTAGGAATTCTGCCTGCAATAGCCAATGCACGGACTATGTTGCGGTTGCCGAAAGAAGGGATTGGTGTCATATCCAATCTGGATGAAAAGACGGCGAAACTGCAACTCTTGTTCAGTTTATTGTTTACTGTTACATTCCTGATATAG
- a CDS encoding CPBP family intramembrane glutamic endopeptidase, producing the protein MKRIIIPLLIAAFLWFFMFSPWTSGIFNFWTAMSFSAIVLMNMAFALRPQWWIEDVKFDWKNIAGGVGLAVVLWGVFWLGDKASAWLFDFARPQVELIYGMKTGENPWLLSILLLILIGPAEEIFWRGYVQNALSKRWSPNVGFIVTTLVYALVHIWSFNFMLVMAALVVGAIWGLAYRLYPQKLGALIVSHAVWDVAVFVVFPI; encoded by the coding sequence ATGAAACGAATTATTATTCCTTTATTGATAGCTGCTTTCTTGTGGTTCTTTATGTTTTCTCCCTGGACAAGCGGAATATTCAATTTCTGGACGGCCATGAGCTTTTCGGCTATTGTGTTGATGAATATGGCTTTTGCGCTTCGTCCGCAGTGGTGGATAGAAGATGTGAAGTTCGATTGGAAGAATATTGCCGGAGGGGTGGGATTGGCTGTTGTTTTGTGGGGAGTATTCTGGTTGGGAGATAAGGCTTCCGCCTGGCTTTTCGACTTTGCCCGTCCGCAGGTGGAACTGATTTACGGAATGAAAACCGGTGAAAATCCTTGGTTACTCTCCATATTACTACTCATATTGATAGGTCCTGCCGAAGAAATCTTCTGGCGGGGATATGTGCAGAATGCACTTTCGAAGCGCTGGAGCCCGAATGTCGGTTTTATAGTGACAACATTAGTTTATGCATTGGTACATATCTGGTCGTTCAACTTTATGCTGGTGATGGCGGCGTTGGTGGTTGGTGCTATCTGGGGATTGGCTTACAGATTGTATCCGCAGAAATTGGGAGCATTGATTGTGTCGCATGCAGTGTGGGATGTGGCGGTATTTGTTGTGTTTCCGATTTAA
- a CDS encoding sialidase family protein, producing the protein MKKPVILFLLFCLLCSVPVVRAADTIFVRETQIPVLIERADNVLFCLRLDAKESKVLDEIVLDFGKDTNLSAIQSVKLYYSGTEALQDKRKGRFAPVEYISSHTPGKTLAANPSYSIQKAEVANPQNRVVLVANQKLFPGINFFWISLRMKPETALDTKVMAVVTSATLDGKKALLDIVSRQGIEHRMGVGVRHAGDDNSAAYRIPGLVTTNKGTLLGVYDVRYNSSVDLQEHIDIGLSRSTDGGKTWEKMRLPLAFGETAGLPSAQNGVGDPAILVDTKTNNVWIVAAWTHGMGNQRAWWSSHPGMDINHTAQLVLAKSTDDGKTWSEPINITEQVKDPSWYFLLQGPGRGITMEDGTLVFPTQFIDSTRVPNAGIMYSKDRGKSWRMHNYARTNTTEAQVAEVEPGVLMLNMRDNRGGSRAVAITKDLGKSWTEHESSRKALQEPVCMASLISVKAKDNVLNRDLLIFSNPNTTKGRHDITIKISLDGGITWLPEHQLLLDEGNNWGYTCLSMIDKETIGILYESSVAHITFQAIKLKDVVN; encoded by the coding sequence ATGAAGAAGCCGGTAATTCTGTTTTTATTATTCTGTTTACTGTGTTCAGTTCCAGTTGTCCGTGCTGCGGATACAATTTTTGTTCGGGAGACACAGATTCCTGTTCTGATAGAAAGGGCGGATAATGTTTTGTTCTGTTTGCGCCTGGACGCAAAGGAGAGCAAAGTGTTGGATGAGATCGTTTTGGATTTTGGAAAGGATACGAACCTGTCCGCAATCCAGTCTGTGAAACTTTATTATAGTGGTACGGAAGCATTACAGGATAAGAGGAAGGGACGTTTTGCACCTGTAGAATACATTTCAAGTCATACGCCTGGGAAGACTCTGGCGGCTAACCCTTCTTATTCCATACAAAAAGCGGAAGTTGCTAATCCGCAGAATCGTGTTGTTCTTGTCGCTAACCAGAAACTATTTCCCGGTATTAATTTCTTTTGGATTAGTTTGCGGATGAAGCCGGAAACTGCGTTGGATACTAAGGTAATGGCGGTTGTGACTTCCGCTACTCTGGATGGTAAGAAAGCACTTTTGGATATCGTCTCCCGGCAAGGTATTGAGCATCGGATGGGAGTGGGCGTGCGCCATGCCGGTGATGACAATTCGGCGGCATATCGTATTCCGGGCTTGGTGACTACAAACAAAGGAACTTTATTGGGTGTATATGATGTGCGTTATAATAGCAGCGTCGATTTACAGGAACATATAGATATAGGGTTGAGCCGCAGCACAGATGGTGGGAAAACATGGGAAAAGATGCGCCTGCCTCTGGCTTTTGGTGAAACGGCCGGATTGCCTTCGGCTCAAAATGGAGTGGGAGACCCTGCCATATTGGTAGATACGAAAACCAATAATGTGTGGATCGTTGCTGCCTGGACTCATGGCATGGGAAATCAGCGTGCCTGGTGGAGTTCGCATCCGGGGATGGATATAAACCACACTGCGCAGCTTGTTTTGGCGAAAAGTACAGATGATGGTAAAACATGGTCAGAGCCTATAAATATAACAGAGCAAGTGAAAGATCCTTCCTGGTATTTTCTGTTGCAAGGTCCCGGACGGGGAATAACGATGGAGGATGGTACTTTGGTTTTTCCCACGCAGTTCATAGACTCCACCCGTGTGCCGAATGCAGGTATCATGTATAGCAAGGATAGAGGAAAAAGTTGGAGAATGCATAATTATGCCCGTACAAATACTACAGAAGCGCAGGTTGCTGAGGTTGAGCCGGGTGTACTGATGTTGAATATGCGTGATAACCGGGGCGGTAGCCGTGCCGTAGCAATTACGAAAGATTTAGGTAAGTCATGGACCGAACATGAATCTTCACGCAAAGCATTGCAAGAACCGGTTTGTATGGCAAGTCTGATAAGTGTAAAAGCGAAAGATAATGTCTTGAATCGGGACTTGCTTATCTTCTCTAACCCCAATACAACGAAGGGGCGTCATGATATTACTATAAAAATAAGTCTGGACGGTGGCATCACCTGGCTTCCGGAGCATCAGCTTTTGTTGGATGAGGGCAATAACTGGGGATACACTTGTCTCAGCATGATCGATAAAGAAACTATTGGTATTCTTTATGAGAGCAGTGTAGCTCATATTACGTTTCAGGCAATAAAATTGAAAGATGTTGTGAATTAA
- a CDS encoding MalY/PatB family protein, which translates to MKYNFDEIIERRGTNSVKWDGVKNIWERDDLLPMWVADMDFRTPPFVMDALRKRLEHEVLGYTFACEEWYTSICTWLHDRHQWDISREMLTFVPGIVRGQAFALQCFTNPGDKVMVMTPVYHPFFLVTERMGREVVYSPLELQDGQYHINFERFRKDLQGCKVLILCNPHNPGGRVWTAEELKEIAAICYSNGTFVISDEIHADLTLPPYKHHPFATVSEAAASNSLVFMAPSKAFNMPGLGSSYAITVDKDIRERFQTFMEAGEFSEGHLLAYIGAAAAYMHGAEWLEQMLDYIKGNIDFTEEYLKEHIPGIGMIRPQASYLVFLDCRALGLTQKELTRLFAEKAHLALNDGTMFGQPGEGFMRLNIGCPRSVLKQALQQLREAVVQ; encoded by the coding sequence ATGAAATACAATTTTGATGAAATCATTGAACGTCGTGGCACTAACTCGGTGAAGTGGGACGGTGTAAAGAATATCTGGGAGCGTGATGACTTGCTCCCTATGTGGGTGGCCGATATGGACTTCCGTACTCCGCCTTTCGTGATGGATGCTTTAAGAAAGCGCCTGGAACATGAGGTGTTGGGATATACTTTTGCTTGTGAAGAGTGGTATACTTCTATTTGTACATGGCTTCACGACCGTCATCAGTGGGATATATCCCGAGAGATGCTGACATTCGTTCCGGGAATCGTTCGCGGGCAGGCTTTTGCCCTGCAATGTTTCACTAATCCGGGGGATAAGGTAATGGTGATGACTCCTGTTTACCATCCTTTCTTCTTGGTAACTGAACGTATGGGGCGTGAAGTGGTATATTCACCCTTGGAATTACAGGATGGACAATATCATATTAATTTTGAGCGTTTCCGTAAAGATTTGCAAGGTTGTAAAGTGTTGATTCTCTGTAATCCCCATAACCCCGGCGGACGTGTATGGACAGCAGAAGAGTTGAAAGAAATAGCGGCTATCTGTTATAGTAATGGAACATTTGTGATTTCTGATGAGATTCATGCCGATCTGACTTTGCCTCCTTATAAGCACCATCCGTTTGCTACGGTTTCCGAAGCAGCAGCATCGAACTCACTTGTCTTCATGGCTCCCAGTAAAGCATTCAATATGCCCGGATTGGGAAGCTCGTATGCGATTACTGTTGATAAGGATATTCGTGAACGTTTTCAGACCTTTATGGAGGCGGGTGAGTTTTCTGAAGGACATTTGCTTGCCTATATCGGTGCGGCAGCTGCTTACATGCATGGTGCAGAATGGTTGGAGCAAATGCTTGATTATATAAAAGGGAATATAGATTTTACAGAAGAATATCTGAAAGAACATATTCCGGGCATTGGCATGATACGCCCGCAAGCTTCTTATCTTGTTTTCCTGGATTGTCGGGCTTTGGGGCTGACACAGAAAGAATTAACCCGACTTTTTGCAGAGAAAGCACATCTGGCTCTGAATGACGGAACTATGTTTGGTCAACCGGGAGAGGGCTTTATGCGGTTGAATATCGGTTGTCCCCGTTCAGTGCTGAAGCAGGCTTTGCAGCAATTACGTGAGGCTGTTGTGCAGTAA
- a CDS encoding AI-2E family transporter, which translates to MSTKEQYWKYSLITIIIGLGIILFLQITPFLGGLLGALTIYILVRRQMIHLTDKRKMKRSVAATLITTEAILFFLVPLALAVWLLVSKLQDINLDPQSIIAPIESAANIIKEKTGYDVLGKDTTSFIISALPAIGQFVMGSISSFAVNLFVLVFVLYFMLIGGQRMEKYISEILPFSEANTEHVVHDIKMIVHSNAVGIPLLAIIQGGVAMIGYWFFDVPDILLTGFLTCLATVIPMVGTALVWFPIAVYMALSGDWFNGIGLAIFGTLIISQLDNLIRFILQKKMADIHPLITIFGVVIGLSLFGFMGVIFGPLLLSLFFLFVDMFKREYLDGKK; encoded by the coding sequence ATGAGTACAAAAGAACAATACTGGAAATATTCACTAATCACTATAATCATCGGGCTGGGTATAATCCTGTTCCTACAAATTACTCCCTTTCTGGGCGGTTTATTAGGTGCATTAACCATCTATATCCTGGTCAGAAGACAGATGATACATCTGACCGACAAACGGAAGATGAAACGAAGTGTGGCTGCAACCCTTATTACTACCGAAGCCATCCTCTTCTTTCTGGTTCCTTTGGCGCTGGCAGTCTGGTTATTAGTCAGCAAATTGCAGGATATCAATCTGGATCCGCAGAGTATCATTGCCCCGATTGAAAGTGCAGCAAATATCATCAAGGAAAAAACCGGTTATGACGTACTGGGCAAGGATACCACTTCCTTTATTATCTCCGCACTTCCTGCCATAGGGCAATTCGTCATGGGCAGTATCAGTAGTTTTGCGGTCAACCTTTTCGTTCTGGTATTCGTGCTCTACTTTATGCTGATAGGCGGACAGAGGATGGAGAAATACATCAGCGAAATACTTCCTTTCAGTGAAGCCAATACAGAACATGTAGTGCACGACATCAAGATGATTGTCCACTCCAACGCTGTCGGTATTCCTTTGCTGGCAATCATACAAGGTGGAGTAGCCATGATCGGTTACTGGTTCTTTGATGTACCGGACATTCTGCTTACAGGATTCCTTACCTGCCTTGCAACGGTCATCCCCATGGTAGGTACAGCACTGGTATGGTTCCCGATTGCCGTTTATATGGCCTTATCCGGTGACTGGTTCAATGGTATCGGGTTAGCGATATTCGGAACACTGATCATCTCTCAGCTCGACAACCTGATACGTTTCATTCTGCAAAAGAAAATGGCCGATATACATCCGCTTATCACAATATTCGGAGTCGTCATCGGTCTTTCTCTATTCGGTTTTATGGGGGTCATCTTCGGACCGCTATTACTCTCGCTGTTCTTCCTTTTTGTGGATATGTTCAAGAGGGAATATCTGGATGGAAAGAAATAA
- a CDS encoding AAA family ATPase — MSQTVDTNNKEFQDALSLIQYTRQSVFLTGKAGTGKSTFLRYICENIKKKHVVLAPTGIAAINAGGSTLHSFFKLPFHPLLPDDPNLSLQRGRIHEFFRYTKPQRKLLEELELIIIDEISMVRADIIDAVDRILRVYSRNLREPFGGKQLLLVGDVFQLEPVVKGDEREILNRFYPTPYFFSARVFNQIDLVSIELEKVYRQTDKVFVSVLDHIRSNTAGAADLQLLNTRYGTDIEENEEDMYITLATRRDNVDYINDRKLAELPGDAVTFRGEVTGDFPESSLPTSRELVLKPGAQVIFIKNDFDRRWVNGTIGVVSGFDEIEETLYVITDDGKECDVKPEHWKNIRYKYNEKKKEIEEEVLGTFSQFPVRLAWAITVHKSQGLTFSRVVIDFTGGVFAGGQAYVALSRCTSLEGIQLKKPVNRADIFVRPEIVNFAERFNNRQAIDRALKQAQADVEYAAATKAFDKGDFEVFLNHFFKAIHSRYDIEKPVIQRLIRRKLGVINKLRDNNDQLKSQMAEQQKRLQAYAREYYLMGNESITLAHDSRAAIANYDKALELYPEYTDAWIRKGITLFNDGRYLEAEECLTRAVKLRPAEFKAVYNRGKLRLKQQETEGAIADLDKATTLKPEHAGAHELFGDALMQAGKEVEAALQWRLAEELRKKSSKK; from the coding sequence TTGTCCCAAACAGTAGATACCAACAACAAAGAGTTCCAGGATGCTCTGAGTCTCATACAATATACCCGCCAGTCCGTGTTTCTGACCGGAAAGGCGGGTACGGGTAAATCTACCTTTCTGAGATATATCTGCGAGAATATAAAAAAGAAACATGTGGTATTGGCGCCTACCGGTATCGCCGCCATCAATGCTGGTGGCAGCACCCTGCATAGTTTTTTCAAACTACCGTTTCATCCTTTGCTTCCCGACGATCCGAATCTGAGTTTGCAGCGCGGACGCATTCACGAATTCTTCAGATACACCAAACCCCAACGAAAACTACTGGAAGAACTGGAACTCATTATTATCGATGAGATTTCCATGGTACGGGCAGATATTATTGACGCCGTAGACCGTATCCTGCGTGTCTACTCACGCAACCTGCGCGAACCTTTCGGTGGGAAACAACTCTTGTTAGTAGGCGATGTTTTCCAGCTCGAACCTGTAGTGAAAGGCGATGAGCGGGAAATCCTGAACCGCTTCTATCCTACTCCTTACTTTTTCTCTGCAAGGGTTTTCAACCAGATAGACCTTGTTTCCATTGAACTTGAAAAGGTCTATCGCCAAACAGACAAAGTCTTTGTCAGCGTTCTGGACCATATTCGCAGCAATACTGCCGGTGCCGCTGACCTGCAACTACTCAATACCCGCTACGGAACCGACATCGAAGAGAATGAGGAAGATATGTATATCACCCTCGCTACGCGTCGCGATAACGTAGATTATATCAATGACCGGAAACTGGCAGAACTGCCCGGAGACGCTGTTACCTTCCGGGGAGAAGTCACTGGTGACTTTCCCGAAAGCAGTCTGCCCACTTCGCGTGAACTTGTACTGAAACCGGGTGCACAGGTCATATTTATCAAGAATGATTTCGACCGCCGCTGGGTAAACGGCACTATCGGTGTAGTAAGTGGGTTCGATGAGATAGAAGAAACGCTCTACGTCATCACTGATGATGGGAAAGAATGTGACGTCAAACCGGAGCATTGGAAAAACATTCGCTATAAATACAACGAAAAGAAAAAAGAAATTGAAGAAGAAGTGTTGGGCACCTTCTCCCAGTTTCCCGTACGATTAGCATGGGCTATCACCGTCCATAAAAGTCAGGGACTGACCTTTAGTCGTGTAGTCATCGATTTCACCGGCGGTGTATTTGCCGGTGGACAAGCGTACGTCGCCCTCAGCCGCTGCACCTCACTGGAAGGTATTCAACTAAAGAAACCTGTGAATCGGGCTGATATCTTTGTACGCCCGGAAATAGTGAATTTTGCCGAACGTTTCAATAACCGGCAGGCCATAGACCGAGCCCTGAAACAGGCGCAAGCTGACGTAGAATATGCTGCTGCAACCAAAGCATTCGATAAAGGAGATTTTGAAGTCTTCCTCAACCATTTCTTTAAAGCTATACACTCCCGATACGACATAGAAAAGCCTGTTATTCAACGCCTCATCCGTCGCAAGTTAGGTGTTATCAACAAGCTACGAGACAACAACGATCAACTAAAATCCCAAATGGCAGAGCAACAGAAACGGTTGCAAGCCTACGCACGTGAGTATTATCTGATGGGTAATGAGTCCATTACTCTTGCCCATGACTCTCGTGCCGCCATCGCCAACTACGACAAAGCGCTGGAACTTTATCCGGAATATACGGATGCATGGATACGTAAAGGCATCACCCTCTTCAATGACGGCAGATATCTTGAAGCGGAAGAATGCCTGACACGTGCCGTCAAACTACGTCCGGCTGAATTTAAAGCTGTTTACAACCGGGGAAAATTACGTCTGAAACAGCAAGAAACCGAAGGCGCCATAGCTGATCTGGACAAAGCCACCACCCTGAAACCGGAGCATGCCGGAGCGCATGAACTTTTCGGAGATGCCCTGATGCAGGCAGGAAAAGAAGTAGAGGCAGCATTGCAGTGGCGACTGGCAGAAGAACTTCGAAAAAAATCATCCAAGAAATAA
- a CDS encoding Cof-type HAD-IIB family hydrolase: protein MIKALFFDIDGTLVSFNTHAIPQTTIEAIAAAKAKGIRIFIATGRPAVIINNLSALQDRGLIDGYITMNGGYCFVGEEVIYKSAIPAADVQTLARISSEQNFPCIFVSEHDVCVCQPDEMVKKIFNDFLKVDIIPEKTPEEAIGQEIFQMTPFITLEQEQVILPQLPGCEAGRWFPAFADITAKGNTKQKGIDEIINHFGIRLEETMAFGDGGNDVSMLRHAAIGVAMGNAVDEVKEHANYITTSVDEDGVANALKHFSII from the coding sequence ATGATTAAAGCCCTGTTTTTTGACATCGACGGCACTTTAGTGAGTTTTAATACCCATGCTATTCCCCAAACCACCATCGAAGCCATCGCCGCTGCCAAAGCCAAAGGCATTCGGATTTTTATCGCTACGGGACGCCCCGCAGTTATCATCAACAACCTTTCTGCCTTGCAGGACCGCGGATTAATAGACGGTTATATAACCATGAACGGCGGATATTGTTTCGTAGGTGAAGAAGTGATTTACAAGAGCGCGATTCCCGCTGCCGACGTACAGACATTGGCACGCATCTCCTCCGAACAGAATTTCCCCTGTATCTTTGTGAGCGAACATGACGTCTGCGTCTGCCAGCCGGACGAAATGGTGAAAAAGATATTCAACGACTTTCTGAAAGTAGATATCATTCCGGAAAAGACGCCCGAAGAAGCTATCGGACAGGAGATTTTCCAGATGACTCCGTTTATCACACTGGAACAAGAGCAAGTGATTCTTCCTCAATTGCCTGGTTGCGAAGCCGGACGCTGGTTTCCTGCTTTTGCCGACATCACTGCCAAAGGAAACACCAAACAGAAAGGCATTGACGAAATCATCAACCACTTTGGTATCCGCCTGGAAGAAACAATGGCATTCGGCGACGGCGGCAACGATGTAAGTATGCTGCGCCATGCCGCCATTGGAGTAGCTATGGGAAATGCCGTGGATGAAGTGAAGGAACATGCCAATTACATCACAACTTCGGTTGATGAAGATGGAGTAGCCAATGCACTTAAACATTTCTCCATTATATAG
- a CDS encoding helix-turn-helix transcriptional regulator: MKKLLYLFIVSGILLCACRHTDSTALLRQADAVVYGNADSAMKLLSLIKNPERLPFEEKMLYGWLRTFAHNVRGASMAEDSLILPAFHYFVAGPDTVKMLNSFVLKSKYLYWQKKHEEAMAVLDSGIAAATACRDTYLMVNMLSEKANRYVYVEKDYKKAIEAHLRAIAIREDEGLCYSLGIAMGLQGNDSAPYYMDRSIELVEKKKDTMRLVHYLRNYAQLLSYINDYKRSAEVSKRLRNLASDEEQVAMTDLVLTECFLKMGELDSAQYYLDQGRALFDHQEKFLTTENMMTYYQGLIDYTRHRTFDFLKVMRYNDSVHNALYALQSTIRRKDESKESLSNANLQLTVERQEAQLTLLACLLLLVVTGGGAFFYIRARRHRLIEAEERIETLNRLLADATKGDSEPGTAGNVNQEVEDGQFFRKILLQQLGIIRLVATQPTSQNQELLRRISGITNRELPVESLLVWEDLYPVIDRIYDGFYTQMNRCFGSVLIDKEQQLCCLLCAEFSTKEISVVTQQSIPTIYQRKTNIRKKLGMGEKEDIVGFILEK; the protein is encoded by the coding sequence ATGAAGAAACTCTTATATCTTTTTATTGTAAGTGGTATTCTGCTGTGTGCTTGCAGGCATACCGATAGTACTGCTTTGCTCCGCCAGGCGGATGCGGTGGTTTATGGTAATGCGGATAGTGCAATGAAACTCCTGTCGTTAATCAAGAATCCGGAGCGGTTGCCGTTCGAGGAAAAAATGTTGTATGGCTGGTTGCGTACATTTGCACATAATGTACGGGGAGCCTCCATGGCGGAAGACTCCCTGATTTTGCCGGCATTTCATTATTTTGTCGCCGGTCCGGACACGGTAAAGATGCTGAATTCATTCGTGTTGAAATCCAAATATTTATATTGGCAGAAAAAGCATGAAGAGGCTATGGCTGTACTGGATAGCGGTATTGCGGCGGCTACGGCATGTAGAGATACTTATCTGATGGTCAATATGCTTTCTGAGAAAGCAAACAGGTATGTGTACGTTGAGAAGGATTATAAAAAGGCAATAGAAGCACATCTCAGAGCGATTGCCATTCGTGAAGATGAAGGCCTGTGCTATTCTTTGGGCATTGCCATGGGATTGCAGGGAAATGATTCTGCTCCTTACTATATGGACCGGAGCATTGAACTGGTGGAGAAAAAGAAAGATACGATGCGCTTGGTGCATTATCTGCGAAACTATGCACAGTTATTATCCTATATAAATGATTATAAAAGGTCGGCAGAAGTGTCAAAACGCCTGCGGAATTTAGCGTCTGATGAAGAACAGGTTGCCATGACTGACTTGGTGCTGACGGAATGTTTCCTGAAAATGGGAGAGTTGGATTCAGCCCAATACTACCTCGATCAGGGCAGAGCGCTATTTGACCACCAGGAGAAGTTTTTAACTACAGAAAATATGATGACTTATTATCAGGGACTGATAGATTATACACGCCATCGTACATTTGATTTCCTGAAGGTGATGCGTTATAATGATTCTGTCCACAATGCCCTTTATGCCTTGCAAAGTACCATTCGGCGGAAGGATGAAAGTAAGGAATCACTTTCGAATGCCAATTTGCAGCTGACGGTAGAGCGGCAGGAAGCGCAACTGACGCTGTTAGCTTGTTTGCTGTTACTGGTTGTTACGGGTGGTGGTGCCTTTTTCTATATCCGGGCCCGTCGTCATCGTCTGATTGAGGCAGAAGAGCGAATCGAAACACTGAACCGCTTGCTGGCAGATGCTACGAAGGGAGACAGTGAACCGGGGACTGCCGGAAATGTCAATCAGGAAGTGGAAGACGGACAGTTTTTCCGAAAAATACTTTTGCAACAGTTGGGCATTATTCGTTTGGTCGCTACGCAGCCTACATCACAAAATCAAGAACTACTTCGCCGCATATCCGGCATTACGAACCGGGAGTTACCCGTAGAAAGTCTTTTGGTATGGGAGGATTTGTATCCCGTGATCGATCGTATATACGATGGCTTTTATACTCAAATGAACAGATGTTTTGGTTCTGTACTGATAGATAAAGAACAGCAGCTCTGCTGTCTGCTTTGTGCAGAGTTCTCTACAAAAGAAATTAGTGTAGTGACGCAGCAAAGCATTCCGACTATTTATCAGCGGAAGACGAATATCCGGAAGAAGCTGGGAATGGGGGAGAAGGAGGACATAGTCGGTTTTATTCTGGAGAAATAA